A portion of the Symphalangus syndactylus isolate Jambi chromosome 13, NHGRI_mSymSyn1-v2.1_pri, whole genome shotgun sequence genome contains these proteins:
- the AKAP8 gene encoding A-kinase anchor protein 8 isoform X2: MHMASYGPEPCTDNSDSLIAKINQRLDMMSKEGGRGGSGGGGEGMQDRESSFRFQPFESYDSRPCLPEHNPYRPSYSYDYDFDLGSDRNGSFGGQYSECRDPARERGSLDGFMRGRGQGRFQDRSNPGTFMRSDPFVPPAASSEPLSTPWNELNYVGGRGLGGPSPSRPPPSLFSQSMASDYSVMGMQGAGGYDSTMPYGCGRSQPRMRDRDRPKRRGFDRFGPDGTGRKRKQFQLYEEPDTKLARVDSEGDFSENDDAAGDFRSGDEEFKGEDEFCDSGRQRGEKEDEDEDVKKRREKQRRRDRTRDRAADRIQFACSVCKFRSFDDEEIQKHLQSKFHKETLRFISTKLPDKMVEFLQEYIVNRNKKIEKRRQELMEKETAKPKPDPFKGIGQEHFFKKIEAAHCLACDMLIPAQPQLLQRHLHSVDHNHNRRLAAEQFKKTSLHVAKSVLNNRHIVKMLEKYLKGEDPFTSETVDPEMEGDDNLGAEDKKETPEEVAADVLAEVITAAVRAVDGEGAPAPERNGELAEGEGPVDTAEAGSDPQAEQLLEEQVPCGTASEKGVPEARSEAAEAGNGAETMAAEAEIAQTRAAPAPAAMDAEVEQTDAESKDAVATE, from the exons ATGCACATGGCCTCTTACGGCCCAGAGCCATGCACCGACAATTCCGACTCCCTCATTGCCAAGATCAACCAGCGTTTGGACATGATGTccaaggaaggaggcaggggcGGGAGCGGCGGCGGTGGGGAGGGCATGCAGGACCGGGAGAG CTCCTTCCGCTTCCAGCCGTTCGAGTCCTATGACTCCAGGCCCTGCCTGCCGGAGCACAACCCCTACCGCCCCAGCTACAGCTACGACTATGACTTCGACCTGGGGTCCGACCGCAATGGCAGCTTTGGGGGGCAGTACAGTGAATGCCGAGACCCGGCCCGGGAGCGGGGCTCCCTTGATGGCTTCATGCGGGGCCGGGGCCAGGGCCGCTTCCAGGACCGGAGCAACCCTGGCACCTTCATGCGCAGCGACCCCTTCGTGCCCCCCGCTGCGTCCTCTGAGCCCCTGTCCACGCCCTGGAACGAGCTGAACTACGTGGGTGGACGGGGCCTGGGAGGGCCCTCCCCCAGCCGGCCACCTCCGTCCCTCTTCTCCCAGTCCATGGCTTCCGACTACAGCGTGATGGGCATGCAGGGGGCGGGCGGCTATGACAGCACGATGCCCTACGGATGTGGCCGCTCGCAGCCACGGATGCGGGATCGGGATCGG CCCAAGAGGAGAGGGTTTGACCGCTTTGGACCAGATGGCACGGGCAGGAAACGGAAGCAGTTCCAACTTTATGAGGAGCCAGACACCAAACTGGCCCGGGTTGACAGTGAAGGCGATTTCTCCGAAAATG ATGACGCAGCTGGTGACTTCCGCTCAGGAGATGAAGAGTTCAAGGGT GAGGATGAATTCTGCGACTCTGGGAGGCAAAGAG GAGAGAAGGAGGACGAGGATGAGGACGtgaagaagagaagggaaaagcaAAGGAGAAGAGACAGGACGCGGGACCGTGCAGCTGACAG AATTCAGTTTGCCTGTTCTGTGTGCAAGTTCCGTAGCTTTGACGACGAAGAGATCCAGAAGCATCTGCAAAGCAAATTTCACAAAGAGACCCTGCGGTTCATAAGCACCAAGCTGCCTGACAAGATGGTGGAGTTCCTCCAG GAATACATTgtaaacagaaataagaaaattgagaagCGGCGTCAGGAATTGATGGAGAAAGAAACCGCGAAACCAAAACCAGATCCTTTCAAAG GGATTGGCCAGGAGCACTTCTTCAAGAAGATTGAGGCTGCTCACTGCCTGGCCTGCGACATGCTAATTCCTGCACAGCCGCAGCTCCTCCAGCGGCACCTGCACTCCGTGGACCACAATCATAACCGCAGG TTGGCTGCTGAACAGTTCAAGAAAACCAGTCTCCATGTGGCTAAGAGTGTTTTGAACAACAGACATATAGTGAAGATGCTGGAAAAATACCTCAAG GGTGAGGACCCTTTCACCAGTGAAACTGTTGATCCAGAAATGGAAGGAGATGACAATTTAGGAGCTGAGGACAAGAAAGAGACACCTGAGGAGGTGGCCGCGGACGTCTTAGCAGAGGTGATTACAGCAGCAGTGAGGGCCGTAGATGGGGAAGGAGCGCCCGCTCCAGAGAGGAACGGGGAGCTGGCTGAGGGCGAAGGCCCCGTGGACACAGCGGAGGCCGGTAGTGATCCTCAAGCTGAACAGCTGCTGGAAGAGCAGGTGCCCTGCGGAACGGCATCAGAGAAGGGCGTCCCCGAGGCCAGAAGTGAGGCTGCAGAGGCTGGAAATGGTGCCGAGACAATGGCAGCAGAGGCAGAAATTGCCCAAACCAGAGCTGCTCCTGCCCCAGCTGCCATGGATGCTGAAGTGGAACAAACTGATGCAGAGTCCAAAGACGCTGTTGCCACAGAATGA
- the AKAP8 gene encoding A-kinase anchor protein 8 isoform X1 — protein sequence MDQGYGGYGAWSAGPANTQGAYGTGVASWQGYENYNYYGAQNTSVTTGATYSYGPASWEATKANDGGLAAGAPAMHMASYGPEPCTDNSDSLIAKINQRLDMMSKEGGRGGSGGGGEGMQDRESSFRFQPFESYDSRPCLPEHNPYRPSYSYDYDFDLGSDRNGSFGGQYSECRDPARERGSLDGFMRGRGQGRFQDRSNPGTFMRSDPFVPPAASSEPLSTPWNELNYVGGRGLGGPSPSRPPPSLFSQSMASDYSVMGMQGAGGYDSTMPYGCGRSQPRMRDRDRPKRRGFDRFGPDGTGRKRKQFQLYEEPDTKLARVDSEGDFSENDDAAGDFRSGDEEFKGEDEFCDSGRQRGEKEDEDEDVKKRREKQRRRDRTRDRAADRIQFACSVCKFRSFDDEEIQKHLQSKFHKETLRFISTKLPDKMVEFLQEYIVNRNKKIEKRRQELMEKETAKPKPDPFKGIGQEHFFKKIEAAHCLACDMLIPAQPQLLQRHLHSVDHNHNRRLAAEQFKKTSLHVAKSVLNNRHIVKMLEKYLKGEDPFTSETVDPEMEGDDNLGAEDKKETPEEVAADVLAEVITAAVRAVDGEGAPAPERNGELAEGEGPVDTAEAGSDPQAEQLLEEQVPCGTASEKGVPEARSEAAEAGNGAETMAAEAEIAQTRAAPAPAAMDAEVEQTDAESKDAVATE from the exons ATGGACCAGGGCTACGGAG GCTACGGGGCGTGGAGTGCTGGACCTGCCAACACCCAGG GTGCATATGGAACTGGTGTGGCCAGCTGGCAAG GTTATGAAAACTACAATTACTACGGCGCCCAGAACACCAGTGTCACCACAGGCGCAACCTACAGCTACGGCCCAGCCTCGTGGGAGGCCACCAAGGCCAACGATGGCGGCCTGGCGGCCGGGGCCCCTGCCATGCACATGGCCTCTTACGGCCCAGAGCCATGCACCGACAATTCCGACTCCCTCATTGCCAAGATCAACCAGCGTTTGGACATGATGTccaaggaaggaggcaggggcGGGAGCGGCGGCGGTGGGGAGGGCATGCAGGACCGGGAGAG CTCCTTCCGCTTCCAGCCGTTCGAGTCCTATGACTCCAGGCCCTGCCTGCCGGAGCACAACCCCTACCGCCCCAGCTACAGCTACGACTATGACTTCGACCTGGGGTCCGACCGCAATGGCAGCTTTGGGGGGCAGTACAGTGAATGCCGAGACCCGGCCCGGGAGCGGGGCTCCCTTGATGGCTTCATGCGGGGCCGGGGCCAGGGCCGCTTCCAGGACCGGAGCAACCCTGGCACCTTCATGCGCAGCGACCCCTTCGTGCCCCCCGCTGCGTCCTCTGAGCCCCTGTCCACGCCCTGGAACGAGCTGAACTACGTGGGTGGACGGGGCCTGGGAGGGCCCTCCCCCAGCCGGCCACCTCCGTCCCTCTTCTCCCAGTCCATGGCTTCCGACTACAGCGTGATGGGCATGCAGGGGGCGGGCGGCTATGACAGCACGATGCCCTACGGATGTGGCCGCTCGCAGCCACGGATGCGGGATCGGGATCGG CCCAAGAGGAGAGGGTTTGACCGCTTTGGACCAGATGGCACGGGCAGGAAACGGAAGCAGTTCCAACTTTATGAGGAGCCAGACACCAAACTGGCCCGGGTTGACAGTGAAGGCGATTTCTCCGAAAATG ATGACGCAGCTGGTGACTTCCGCTCAGGAGATGAAGAGTTCAAGGGT GAGGATGAATTCTGCGACTCTGGGAGGCAAAGAG GAGAGAAGGAGGACGAGGATGAGGACGtgaagaagagaagggaaaagcaAAGGAGAAGAGACAGGACGCGGGACCGTGCAGCTGACAG AATTCAGTTTGCCTGTTCTGTGTGCAAGTTCCGTAGCTTTGACGACGAAGAGATCCAGAAGCATCTGCAAAGCAAATTTCACAAAGAGACCCTGCGGTTCATAAGCACCAAGCTGCCTGACAAGATGGTGGAGTTCCTCCAG GAATACATTgtaaacagaaataagaaaattgagaagCGGCGTCAGGAATTGATGGAGAAAGAAACCGCGAAACCAAAACCAGATCCTTTCAAAG GGATTGGCCAGGAGCACTTCTTCAAGAAGATTGAGGCTGCTCACTGCCTGGCCTGCGACATGCTAATTCCTGCACAGCCGCAGCTCCTCCAGCGGCACCTGCACTCCGTGGACCACAATCATAACCGCAGG TTGGCTGCTGAACAGTTCAAGAAAACCAGTCTCCATGTGGCTAAGAGTGTTTTGAACAACAGACATATAGTGAAGATGCTGGAAAAATACCTCAAG GGTGAGGACCCTTTCACCAGTGAAACTGTTGATCCAGAAATGGAAGGAGATGACAATTTAGGAGCTGAGGACAAGAAAGAGACACCTGAGGAGGTGGCCGCGGACGTCTTAGCAGAGGTGATTACAGCAGCAGTGAGGGCCGTAGATGGGGAAGGAGCGCCCGCTCCAGAGAGGAACGGGGAGCTGGCTGAGGGCGAAGGCCCCGTGGACACAGCGGAGGCCGGTAGTGATCCTCAAGCTGAACAGCTGCTGGAAGAGCAGGTGCCCTGCGGAACGGCATCAGAGAAGGGCGTCCCCGAGGCCAGAAGTGAGGCTGCAGAGGCTGGAAATGGTGCCGAGACAATGGCAGCAGAGGCAGAAATTGCCCAAACCAGAGCTGCTCCTGCCCCAGCTGCCATGGATGCTGAAGTGGAACAAACTGATGCAGAGTCCAAAGACGCTGTTGCCACAGAATGA